The Natronincola ferrireducens genome includes a window with the following:
- a CDS encoding metal-dependent hydrolase family protein — MKKILFKGATLIDGNGGNPIENTAMLVEDKIIKQIGTIEEVQVSQDVEVIELNGRVIMPGLINAHVHIMMEPVGDPFALMTTESETKSILRAVKNLQKHLRSGVTYFRDLGGINYIDLELKKAVDEGFIEGPSFLAAGKMITMTGGHGWQIGRECDGVPEVIKATREQLKAGVDVIKIMATGGVMTAGVEPGSPQLSLEEIRAAVEEANKAGRRTATHAQGTTGIKNAILAGINSVEHGIFLDDETIQLMVEKNVYLVPTLAAPHCIVEAGVEKGVPLQAVEKSKKIITTHFESFNKARKAGVKIAMGTDAGTPFNLHDNSALELKLMMDAGMTAMEAIIASTKTAAELLGIDATHGTLETGKTADFIVLPENPLENIEALYNIETVYKNGKAIKVK, encoded by the coding sequence ATGAAAAAAATATTGTTTAAAGGAGCTACCCTAATAGATGGCAATGGTGGTAATCCTATAGAAAACACAGCTATGTTAGTGGAAGATAAAATCATTAAACAGATTGGTACAATTGAAGAAGTTCAAGTAAGCCAGGATGTAGAAGTCATAGAACTAAATGGAAGGGTAATTATGCCTGGACTTATCAATGCTCATGTGCATATTATGATGGAACCAGTTGGAGACCCTTTTGCCTTAATGACTACAGAATCAGAAACTAAATCCATCCTTAGGGCAGTAAAAAATCTACAAAAACATTTACGATCTGGGGTCACTTATTTTAGAGATCTAGGAGGGATAAATTATATTGATCTTGAACTTAAAAAGGCTGTAGATGAAGGTTTTATTGAAGGACCAAGCTTTCTTGCTGCTGGTAAAATGATCACCATGACAGGAGGTCATGGCTGGCAAATAGGTCGTGAATGTGATGGTGTTCCAGAGGTAATAAAGGCCACTAGAGAACAGCTAAAGGCTGGGGTGGATGTAATAAAAATCATGGCAACAGGTGGGGTTATGACAGCAGGGGTTGAACCAGGCTCTCCCCAATTGTCATTAGAGGAGATAAGGGCTGCAGTAGAAGAAGCCAATAAAGCAGGTAGAAGAACTGCTACCCATGCTCAAGGAACCACTGGAATAAAAAATGCTATTTTAGCTGGAATAAATTCTGTAGAGCACGGTATATTTTTAGATGATGAAACTATTCAACTTATGGTGGAAAAAAATGTATACTTAGTACCTACCTTAGCTGCACCCCATTGTATTGTTGAGGCAGGTGTAGAAAAGGGAGTGCCTCTGCAGGCAGTAGAAAAGTCAAAAAAAATTATAACTACCCATTTTGAAAGTTTCAATAAAGCACGAAAAGCTGGAGTAAAGATAGCCATGGGTACCGATGCAGGAACTCCCTTCAACCTCCATGATAACAGTGCATTAGAGCTTAAACTTATGATGGATGCTGGCATGACAGCTATGGAAGCTATTATAGCTTCCACAAAAACAGCCGCAGAGCTTCTAGGAATAGATGCTACCCACGGAACATTAGAGACAGGAAAAACTGCAGACTTTATTGTATTACCTGAAAATCCATTGGAAAATATAGAAGCTTTATACAACATAGAAACAGTCTATAAGAATGGAAAAGCGATAAAAGTAAAATAG
- a CDS encoding pyridoxal phosphate-dependent aminotransferase, with amino-acid sequence MKHKFISKRYWNDISTPMGESGDLTRKYEDLINFSLGDPDYTTDERIIEAAFKDAKNGHTHYTDFLGDLELREEILKYYKTQYQYEVALEECMVTTSGCHAMWLVLESILDDGDEVIIHEPYFTPYPQQIRLARGVPVVLETYEEAGFEVESQRLEKLITNRTKAIIINTPNNPTGTCFSKKTLEEIGKIAIKHDLLIIADDIYTAFSYAEPFIPITILKEMKERTITIGSFSKDYAMTGWRIGYVLAPSFIIETMKDVNENNVFTAPSISQRAAFHGLKLRDKVQPPMIEEYKNRIYYAYERISKIPNMSVLPPRGSLYMFINIKGTGLTSKEVVDRLLEEAHILVLPGNAFGNCGEGYIRIAVTVGVEKLKEAFDRIEKMDIFSLK; translated from the coding sequence ATGAAACATAAATTTATATCCAAAAGATATTGGAACGATATCTCCACCCCTATGGGGGAAAGTGGAGACTTAACAAGAAAGTATGAGGATTTGATTAACTTTAGTTTAGGAGATCCTGATTATACAACGGATGAAAGAATCATTGAAGCAGCTTTTAAGGATGCTAAAAATGGGCATACCCACTATACAGATTTTTTAGGGGACTTAGAGCTAAGGGAGGAAATTTTAAAGTATTATAAAACCCAATATCAATATGAGGTAGCTTTAGAGGAGTGTATGGTTACCACCAGTGGTTGTCATGCCATGTGGTTGGTATTAGAATCAATACTAGATGATGGAGATGAGGTCATTATCCATGAACCTTACTTTACTCCATATCCCCAACAGATTCGCTTGGCGAGGGGGGTTCCTGTTGTTTTGGAAACCTATGAAGAAGCAGGCTTTGAAGTAGAATCCCAAAGATTGGAGAAGTTAATTACCAATAGAACCAAGGCAATTATTATCAATACACCGAATAATCCAACAGGCACATGTTTTAGCAAAAAAACATTAGAGGAAATAGGGAAAATTGCTATAAAGCATGATCTTCTAATTATTGCTGATGACATATACACAGCCTTTAGCTATGCAGAGCCCTTTATTCCCATAACTATATTGAAAGAGATGAAGGAAAGAACCATTACGATAGGCAGTTTTTCTAAGGATTATGCCATGACCGGATGGCGTATAGGTTATGTGCTGGCCCCCTCCTTCATTATTGAAACCATGAAGGATGTAAATGAAAACAATGTATTTACGGCTCCTTCTATTTCCCAAAGGGCAGCATTTCATGGATTAAAACTTAGAGATAAGGTACAGCCACCAATGATTGAGGAGTATAAAAATCGAATTTACTATGCCTATGAAAGAATTAGCAAAATACCCAATATGTCAGTGCTGCCTCCTAGAGGAAGTCTCTATATGTTTATTAATATTAAAGGAACGGGATTGACCTCCAAAGAAGTGGTAGACAGACTATTAGAAGAAGCTCATATACTGGTGCTTCCAGGAAATGCTTTTGGAAATTGTGGTGAAGGATATATACGAATTGCAGTTACGGTAGGGGTTGAAAAATTAAAGGAAGCCTTTGATAGAATAGAAAAGATGGACATATTTTCTTTAAAATAG
- a CDS encoding sigma-70 family RNA polymerase sigma factor, with product MDKDFTLLYQKYKEPIFSYIYYLSSNPTEAEEICQDVFLKVYLNIDKFEGRSSFKTWIYRIAKNTFLESKRKAKREILIDEVHLFESSLINRETTPEVNLLNREVHERIKETFKRMEEKYKVYVILRDIQNLSYQEISEITDTKLNTVKVNIYRGRNEFQKIYRELEGQ from the coding sequence TTGGATAAGGATTTCACATTGCTGTACCAAAAATATAAAGAACCTATTTTTTCCTATATTTATTACCTTTCATCTAATCCTACTGAAGCAGAGGAAATCTGTCAGGATGTGTTTTTGAAGGTCTATTTAAATATCGATAAATTTGAAGGTCGTTCCAGCTTTAAAACTTGGATTTATCGCATCGCTAAAAATACCTTTTTAGAATCTAAGAGGAAGGCAAAGAGGGAAATATTAATAGATGAGGTTCATCTATTTGAAAGCTCCTTAATAAATAGGGAAACTACTCCTGAAGTCAATCTCCTTAATAGAGAGGTTCATGAACGTATTAAGGAGACCTTCAAAAGAATGGAGGAAAAATATAAAGTCTATGTTATTTTAAGAGATATACAAAACTTATCCTATCAGGAAATCAGTGAAATCACCGACACCAAGTTAAATACAGTAAAGGTAAATATTTATCGGGGAAGAAATGAATTTCAGAAAATATATAGAGAATTGGAGGGACAATAG
- a CDS encoding YjiH family protein, protein MNGDIVNKKNSIKTVEVNSNSIMKFLIPSLFGIIMFLFPIPYEGAISTPVGILSEWLVGVLNPYLGYAVVIITTISAVMSIIGTVFKPAFIMNNKLLEDNFTPSKFYLIWRIVGAIFAILVLSETGTEVIYSGDTGGTMMFLMSTLIVWFFAASYLMPFLMNYGIMDYTGTVLRGFVKPLFKLPGRSAIDLVTSWIGNVNVGVVVTRTQYNAGYYTGREAATIATCFSAVSLPFCLVIAAMLGLDAMFVPFYLTIVVAGVLSAVIMSRIPPLSTLPDTYHPAVGKQIDEAEPEGVSKGQWALQKAVQKAYNAGDIQDQFKSGTDIFLGIIFSLVPIVMAWGTLALIIATYTPIFTWVSYPFGYYLHLLGVPEAFEAAPATVVGFADMFIPAILASGLTSVKTKFVIGVLSLVQIVYMTEVGTLLITSDIPVNFKHLLLIFIQKTVIALPIIVVMANILL, encoded by the coding sequence ATGAATGGAGATATTGTTAACAAGAAGAATAGTATCAAAACCGTTGAAGTGAATAGCAATAGTATCATGAAGTTTTTGATCCCATCCTTGTTTGGTATTATTATGTTTTTATTTCCTATCCCTTATGAAGGGGCTATTAGTACACCTGTAGGTATTCTTTCTGAATGGCTGGTTGGTGTTCTTAATCCTTATTTAGGCTACGCTGTTGTTATCATCACCACTATATCAGCTGTTATGTCTATTATAGGGACTGTTTTTAAGCCAGCTTTTATTATGAACAATAAATTATTGGAGGATAATTTTACCCCCAGTAAATTTTATCTTATATGGAGGATTGTAGGAGCTATATTTGCAATTCTTGTTCTAAGTGAAACAGGAACAGAAGTTATTTACTCTGGGGATACTGGAGGAACTATGATGTTCCTAATGTCTACATTAATTGTATGGTTTTTTGCTGCATCTTATTTAATGCCATTTTTGATGAATTATGGTATTATGGACTATACTGGAACAGTTCTAAGGGGATTTGTAAAACCTTTGTTTAAATTACCTGGACGTTCTGCTATAGACCTTGTTACCTCATGGATTGGCAATGTAAATGTAGGAGTAGTTGTTACAAGAACCCAATACAATGCAGGGTATTATACTGGTAGGGAAGCCGCTACTATAGCTACTTGCTTCTCAGCTGTATCATTACCCTTCTGTTTAGTAATTGCAGCTATGCTGGGTTTAGATGCAATGTTTGTTCCCTTCTATTTAACGATAGTAGTAGCTGGGGTATTAAGTGCTGTAATCATGAGTAGAATACCACCCCTAAGTACGTTACCCGATACCTACCATCCAGCAGTAGGAAAGCAAATCGATGAAGCAGAGCCAGAAGGTGTCAGCAAAGGACAATGGGCTCTTCAGAAGGCAGTGCAGAAAGCCTACAATGCAGGAGATATCCAGGATCAATTTAAAAGTGGTACAGATATCTTTTTAGGTATTATCTTCAGCTTAGTACCAATCGTAATGGCATGGGGAACTTTAGCCTTGATTATAGCCACTTATACACCTATATTTACTTGGGTATCCTATCCATTTGGCTACTATTTACATTTATTGGGGGTGCCTGAAGCCTTTGAAGCGGCACCAGCTACGGTGGTGGGTTTTGCTGATATGTTTATTCCTGCTATTTTAGCATCGGGTTTAACCTCCGTCAAAACAAAATTTGTTATTGGGGTTTTGTCCTTAGTACAAATTGTTTATATGACAGAAGTAGGAACCCTATTGATTACCTCTGATATTCCAGTAAATTTCAAACATTTACTATTAATCTTTATTCAAAAAACCGTCATAGCTCTGCCAATTATTGTGGTTATGGCTAATATCCTTCTATAA
- a CDS encoding methyl-accepting chemotaxis protein, giving the protein MKLSTKILISVLIIVFFSTAILGGYSYIYGKNIATNMMAEQMEGEVNNIIKIIEDTLETMEITQEEFNNKNIALTHAIAALIKKDPTVLTTENMENLAKLLDIDEIHVINSDGLITHGNVPDFFGFDFHTSEQTRSFLPMIEDNNFVLAQEPTSRGTDKKFFQYIGVPRQDEKGIVQIGIDAKSMERLMGIMDIQHEIEQIQIGQEGYAYVVDERGIVLAHPMKQLVGEDITASDLINHILSSQEGNMTYEYEGREIYASYKKQGEHIVVTAIPTKEFAHHVDGLRKNIAIGALIILILTTFIIILLVRKQITLPLKRLVDQVKPIGSGDLSVSFDTKSKDEIGELGGYLNEAVKNIRGIIENTKLQSENLMTRAQGLANNTQETAISIDEVAKAIEELASGAASQAGEAGEGITKIENLKEKVEGLLESSNAMNQAIDMTKTINEKSITKMKDLQQNFRINNEVTAKVADNIEILSEKSNSIGQIVHVIQAIAEQTNLLALNAAIEAARAGDAGKGFAVVAEEVRKLAEGTASSTQNIEGITKEIQQEIEKASKNMGNSKVAVTNAGQAAEEVVKAFDDTTTALEKIIAQIQLVNSNVHKVDEYSNDVSMSIKNIAAITQESSASTEEVSASIEEQTATLEEIAEIAETTKVIAEELQNKISIFKV; this is encoded by the coding sequence ATGAAACTATCAACAAAAATATTAATTTCTGTATTAATCATTGTTTTTTTCTCCACAGCTATACTAGGGGGGTATAGCTACATATACGGTAAAAATATAGCCACCAATATGATGGCAGAACAGATGGAGGGAGAAGTTAATAATATTATTAAAATTATTGAAGACACCTTAGAGACTATGGAAATTACACAAGAGGAATTTAACAACAAAAATATTGCTTTAACCCATGCTATAGCAGCTTTAATAAAGAAAGACCCTACTGTGTTGACAACAGAAAATATGGAAAACCTAGCTAAACTCCTTGATATAGATGAAATTCATGTGATTAATAGTGATGGTTTAATTACCCATGGAAACGTACCAGATTTTTTTGGATTTGATTTCCATACCAGTGAGCAGACCCGATCATTTTTACCAATGATTGAGGACAACAATTTTGTTTTGGCACAGGAGCCTACATCTAGAGGAACGGATAAAAAGTTTTTTCAATATATCGGTGTCCCTAGACAGGATGAAAAGGGTATTGTACAAATAGGTATTGATGCTAAATCTATGGAAAGATTAATGGGTATTATGGATATACAGCACGAAATAGAACAAATTCAGATAGGACAAGAAGGGTATGCCTATGTGGTGGATGAAAGGGGAATCGTCCTTGCCCATCCAATGAAACAGTTAGTAGGAGAAGATATTACAGCCAGTGACTTAATTAACCATATTTTATCTTCACAGGAGGGTAATATGACCTATGAATATGAAGGAAGGGAAATATATGCAAGTTATAAAAAGCAAGGAGAACATATTGTTGTAACAGCTATTCCTACGAAAGAATTTGCCCACCATGTAGATGGATTAAGGAAAAACATAGCTATAGGGGCTTTGATAATATTAATTTTAACGACGTTTATTATTATTCTTTTAGTAAGAAAACAAATTACACTACCTTTAAAAAGGCTGGTGGATCAAGTAAAGCCCATAGGTAGTGGAGACTTGAGTGTAAGCTTTGATACGAAATCCAAGGATGAAATTGGGGAGCTAGGTGGTTATTTAAATGAAGCTGTCAAAAACATTCGGGGGATTATTGAAAATACAAAGCTACAATCAGAAAATTTAATGACAAGAGCCCAAGGGCTAGCAAATAATACTCAGGAGACAGCCATATCTATAGATGAAGTGGCTAAAGCTATAGAAGAATTGGCCAGTGGGGCAGCAAGTCAGGCTGGAGAAGCTGGAGAAGGTATTACAAAAATTGAAAACCTAAAGGAAAAGGTAGAAGGTCTCTTGGAAAGTTCCAATGCTATGAACCAAGCCATTGATATGACGAAAACAATTAATGAAAAATCCATCACAAAAATGAAGGATCTCCAACAAAACTTTAGAATTAACAATGAAGTGACTGCTAAGGTAGCTGATAATATAGAGATCCTATCGGAAAAATCTAATTCCATAGGACAAATTGTTCATGTAATTCAAGCTATAGCAGAACAAACCAATCTTTTAGCATTAAATGCAGCAATTGAAGCTGCTCGGGCTGGAGATGCAGGAAAGGGGTTTGCTGTAGTGGCAGAGGAGGTCAGAAAATTAGCAGAAGGTACAGCCTCATCTACTCAAAATATTGAAGGAATTACGAAAGAAATTCAACAGGAAATTGAAAAAGCCAGTAAAAACATGGGGAATTCCAAAGTTGCCGTTACCAATGCAGGTCAAGCGGCCGAGGAAGTAGTAAAAGCCTTTGATGATACAACCACAGCCCTAGAAAAGATTATAGCTCAAATACAATTAGTAAATAGTAATGTCCATAAAGTCGATGAATATAGTAATGATGTTTCCATGTCGATAAAAAATATTGCAGCAATTACCCAGGAATCCTCTGCTTCTACGGAGGAGGTTTCGGCTTCCATCGAAGAACAGACAGCTACATTAGAAGAAATTGCAGAAATAGCTGAAACAACGAAAGTAATTGCAGAAGAGTTACAAAACAAAATAAGTATTTTTAAGGTTTAA
- a CDS encoding iron-containing alcohol dehydrogenase family protein, protein MITVKLPEYTVGDNAIREIGRIAKAYGDKVLVIGGKNALEITGDEIEKSLKSKDISILDFMWYGGECSYKNIDIISQEAKAKGTELIIGVGGGKALDTAKAVAEKINLPIITIPTIAATCAATTPLSVIYTDKGDYDSIYLLKTPPVHILISTNIIAKAPTKYLWAGIGDTLSKYYEVEITSRGKELSHSVAMGKELSILCSEPLLKYGAKALASNEKGETSFELQEVILNNIITTGIVSMLVGEEYVSACAHALFYGLTLLEEIEKHHLHGEVVAYGVLVMLMMDGQEEELHKLLDFYKTTKLPTALKDINLKNDVELLNPVLEKAVDTEDTQRMPYEVTKEMFFEAIQKLEEMNQ, encoded by the coding sequence ATGATTACAGTGAAATTACCTGAATATACAGTGGGGGATAATGCCATAAGGGAGATAGGAAGGATTGCCAAAGCTTATGGAGATAAGGTTTTAGTGATTGGTGGGAAAAATGCCTTGGAAATTACAGGAGATGAGATAGAAAAGTCTCTAAAAAGCAAGGACATATCCATTCTTGATTTTATGTGGTATGGAGGGGAATGTAGCTACAAAAACATCGATATCATTAGTCAAGAGGCAAAGGCTAAAGGAACGGAACTGATTATTGGTGTAGGTGGAGGTAAGGCACTAGATACTGCTAAAGCTGTAGCAGAGAAAATAAACCTACCGATCATTACAATTCCCACCATTGCCGCTACATGTGCAGCTACAACACCATTATCGGTGATCTATACAGACAAGGGAGACTATGACTCCATATATTTACTGAAAACACCACCAGTTCATATTTTAATCAGTACCAATATTATTGCAAAGGCCCCAACAAAGTATTTATGGGCTGGGATAGGAGATACCCTGTCAAAATACTATGAGGTAGAGATTACCTCGAGAGGTAAGGAGTTATCCCATAGTGTTGCTATGGGGAAGGAGCTTAGCATCCTATGCAGTGAACCTTTGTTGAAGTATGGTGCCAAAGCCTTAGCCAGTAATGAAAAAGGAGAAACCTCCTTTGAACTGCAGGAGGTTATCCTAAACAACATCATTACTACAGGCATTGTATCAATGCTGGTGGGAGAAGAATACGTTTCTGCCTGCGCCCATGCCCTGTTTTATGGGTTAACGTTGTTGGAGGAGATTGAAAAACATCATCTTCATGGAGAAGTAGTAGCCTATGGGGTATTGGTAATGCTGATGATGGATGGACAAGAGGAGGAGCTTCACAAACTACTGGATTTCTATAAAACAACAAAATTACCTACAGCCTTAAAGGATATAAACTTAAAAAATGATGTAGAGCTTCTAAATCCCGTGTTGGAAAAGGCAGTAGATACTGAGGATACTCAAAGGATGCCCTATGAAGTAACCAAAGAAATGTTTTTCGAGGCAATTCAAAAGCTAGAAGAGATGAATCAATAA